TAAACGTATGGATTATTCCGTCTGGCCTGATCATGGAAACGGACATCATTCCCCCAATGGTTCATCACCATCTTTTTCCCCAATCCCTTCAGCCGGGGAAGATCCGCATATTCCGGCAGAATGGTACTGCTGTAGTGGAAATGAAAGAGGTCGAAGAAATGAATCAGATGCCTGGACTGGTTCCCAATCTCCGGATAGATGGTGTTGATTAAATGATTTTGATATCCTAAATAGGAATGAAAGATATTATAGCCCACGGCGATATGGCCCCTCCGCTTGAGTTCTCCGCTTAAAATGCCCATTTGGCCGGCAATTTCAATCACCCCATGAAAGATCCGCATCCTTCTCCCTCCTTTCCCTGTGATCTTCTCTCAAGGGGAGAAAGACGGGAAGATGGGCAGCGGCGGATTGATAGAAGGCGAGAGAAGTCTCTAAGGCGTGGTAAATTTGGCGAGATGGTATCAGGAGGGACGCCTCCCCAGAAAGAAGGGTGCGGATAAAGGCTTCATACATCCGTCTCTCCTCTCCCTCTTCCTTCAGGAGGGCGGCTGCTTCCTCCTCTGCTCCTTCATGGCCCTCCAGGGCGACCCGTTTTATTTGGTTCATGGAAGGCCCTCCCAAGGAGATCGTCCCCTTTTCCCCGAAAAGAGAAAGGCCCATTTCCAAATTGGCCGGGTAGGTCATCACATTCATCTCCATGACCCCTTTTCCTCCCCGGCGGAAAGAGAGAATCCCCAACGCCGCATCTTCCGTCTCTTTCTCGGTTCGCCAATGCACGAATTCTCCGTAGATCGAATCCACTTCACCCATCAGCCAGAGGAGGAGATCAAGGAGATGGATCCCTTGATTCACCACCATCCCGCCATCGGTCAGCCGCCTTCCCCGCCACGGGGAGGACAGATAATAGGTGAGAGGACGGGCGAAAGAGATGCGGATACTCCCCAAATGGATGTACCCAAGCCTTTCATCCTCTACCCATTCCTTCAACTTTTGCAGAAGGGGGCGATAGCGGAGCTGGTGGCATACGAGGAGGTGTCTGCCTAGCTCCCCGGCGAGGTTGATCGTCTCCTCCGCTTCTTGTAAGGAAAGGGAGATCGGCTTTTCCACCATCACATGCTTCCCCGCTCGCATTGCCTCCTGGGCGAGAGGGGCATGAAGATGGGTGGAGGTGGCGATCACCACCGCTTCTATGGTCGAGTCATTCAACAATGAGAGGGGATCGGGATACCGGGCTACCTTGCCGTTTCTTCCGGAATCCTGCAGATATCTTTTCTCCACCGCCTCCATCCGTTCAGGATTGATGTCGCTCACGGCAACCAACCGGGCATTGGAAATGCCCGCCAGAGTGGCCGCATGCTTTTCTCCCATCCGGCCGCAGCCGATCAAGCCAAAACGGATGCTCATTTCCCACTCCCGCCTTCCTTTTTCCCATATTCCCGAAGAGCCGAAATCACTTGCTCTTGTTCCGCTTCGCTTAAGAAGGGGCTTAGAGGCAAGGCGAGAATTCTCTTGGAAACCCTCTCCGCCACGGGGAGATCCCCTTCCTTATATCCCAAGGAACGATATGCCTCCTGAAGATGAAGGGAAAGGGGGTAATAAACCCCTGTCTCGATTCCCCGATCCTGGAGAAACTTCCGGACCATCTCCCGGCTCTCCACCTCCACAGAGAAGAGATGCCAAACAGGTTCCCTTCCTTCCCCCACCCTGGGCAGGGTAAGGAAGGGGAGATCCGCCAGTTCCGCCAGATAGATGGCCACTTTTTCCCGCCGCAGCCGATTCCATTGATCAATCTCTTTTAATGCCAGGAGGAGGACCGCCGCATGGATCTCATCGAGGCGGCTGTTCATTCCGATCTTCTCGTGTTCATATTTCCTCCGGCTCCCGTGCTGGCGCAAAAGGCGAATCCGTTCCGCCACCCCTTGGTGGGATGTTGCCACCAAACCGCCGTCTCCCAATGTTCCCAGGTTTTTGGTGGGAAAGAAGGAGAAGGAAGCCGCGTCTCCCAGACTCCCTACCGGTTTCCCTCGGTAGGTTGCTCCGAAGGCTTGACAAGCATCTTCAAAGAGGAATAAAGAATGCCTCCTCGCTGCCTCCTGCAACGGTTCCATATCGGCCGGCTGGCCGAAGAGGTGAACCGGGAGAATCGCTTTTGTCCTTGGAGTAATCGCTTCTTCCACCCGGCTCATATCCAGGTTATAGGTCACGGGATCAATATCAACGAAGACGGGTTTAGCCCCCGCCCGGGAGATCGCCTCCGCAGTGGCGAAGAAGGTAAAGGGAGTGGTGATCACCTCATCCCCCGGCCCGATCCCAAATCCCTCCAGGATGAGGAGAAGGGCATCGGTTCCATTTCCCACTCCGATGGCATCGCTGACTTCCAATCGTTCCTTGATCTTCTCTTCGAGTTCTTTCACCCTCCGACCGAGGATATATTGGCCCGACTCGATCACCTCTTCGATTTCCTGCATCAACTCTTTCTTGATGAAAGCGAATTGCCTTCTCAGGTTAATGAGAGGAATCATCTGCCCACCCCTTTTTCTTCATCTCGTTTTCCACCGACGGCCAAATCGCCCTAAGATGGTTCCCATAGGTATGTTTTTGTAAAACGGCTTGATGCCCATTCCTCCCAATCCCCCAACGCTCTTCGGGTTGGTTCAGGTACCGGGAGATGAGCCGCAGCGTTTCGTCCGGCGAGGAGGAGAGAAGGAGTTCCTCTCCATCTTTAAATAAGCGCTCTAAGGCGGGGGTGCGGCTCCCCAACATGAGGCTTCCGCTTCCCAAAATTTCATACGTCCTTTGGGAGACTTGGTCCGTCGCATTTTGGATCCCCAAAACGATCTTTGATTGGTGATAAACCCGCGCGGACTCCTTATACGGGAGATAGCCGTGCAGGCGATGGGACGGGATGGAAACCCCCAGATGCTTTGTGACGGATTCCGGATCTTCCTGCCAGCCGTATCCCCAAATATGGAGATCATAACCTGCGCCGAGGAGCGGAACCAACAGCTGCTTAAAACTCTCCATTCGGAAGGTAGGGGCGTGGAGGTGAGTTGTCCCTACCAGGGAGATCTCATACGTTTCTTCAATGCCCCAGGGCTTTGCCGGGAAAAGGCGGGGGTTTAGGGCAAAATTCAGATACAGGGCGGGAATTCCCATGTTGCGGTAGCTGTTCACGCAGGCAGGATGAATGGTCCAGACCATATCCGGCTTAATCTTCCGGATCAAGGGGATCGACCAGCCTTCATGAAAGAGACCATCCTCCGTCGCCCAATAGATGTGGAAGAGCCGATACTTCATCGCGATTTCCGGGAGAACCGCGAGCGTGGGGGCGGTTAGGGGCGCATCACATCCCACGGTGAGGAGAATCTCCGGGCGGAAATAGCGAATGCCGGCTTCAATCTCTTTCATGTTCCATGAACTCTGGTAAAAAAGTTGATGTCCCATCTGGGAGAGGGAATCTCCTAAACTATTCAGATAAATAGAGCGGTGATCCAGAAAAAAGATGCGTCTCCTGCTCACCCCCTCCTCATCCCCTCACGACGTGGGGGGCATGAACCCTCCGCGTCACATTTCGGGTATCGTAGATGAGCCGGCCGCAGCGAATCAACTCTTCCCACGGAATGCGGGAATGGTCCACCAGGATGAGGATGAGATCAAAGGAGCGAATTTTCTCCCCCTCCCAAGAAAAACGAGGCAACCTGGGCAGATCTTCCGAATAGAGGGGATCATACACCTCCACCTCGACCCCCCTCTCCTGAAGGAGACGAACCACCTTCAGGGCTGCCGATTCCCGGATATCGTTTACATCCTTCTTATAGGTAATCCCGATCACCCCAACCTTTGCTTTTTCCAGGGGGATCCTTTCCCGTTCGAGAAGTTCCACTGCCCTCTCCATCACAAAATGGGGAATCAGTTCGTTCACCCGGATCGCCTCTTCGATCATCCGCAGCCTCATCCCCTCACGCCGGGCCGACCAGGCCAGATAAACCGGATCCACGGGGATGCAATGTCCGCCGGCTCCCGCACTGGGGTAGTAGGGGGTAAATCCATAAGGCTTCGTCTTGGCCGCCTCAATCACCTCCCATACATCTACCTTTAGTCGATGGGCCAGCATATTGATTTCATTGATGAACGAGATATTGACAAGGCGCTGGCCGTTCTCCAGCATCTTCACAAATTCGGCGGTCTTGGGAGAACTGACCGGAACGATCGTTTCAAAAAGATCCCCATACAGCTCCTTTACTTTCCCTAAGCACTCTGAAGTTACTCCACTGATCACTTTAGGGATTTTCGCCAAGGAAAAAGAGTCGTTCCCAGGTTCAATCCGCTCGGGCGAATACCCGAGGAAAATCTCCTTGCCCACTTGAAGGCCTGTTTCCTCCAAGATCCTTTTCACCATCTCCTCCGTGGTGCCGGGATACGTCGAGCTCTCCAGGATAACCGTTTGACCGGATCGGAGATAGGGGTG
The DNA window shown above is from Thermicanus aegyptius DSM 12793 and carries:
- a CDS encoding Gfo/Idh/MocA family protein, encoding MSIRFGLIGCGRMGEKHAATLAGISNARLVAVSDINPERMEAVEKRYLQDSGRNGKVARYPDPLSLLNDSTIEAVVIATSTHLHAPLAQEAMRAGKHVMVEKPISLSLQEAEETINLAGELGRHLLVCHQLRYRPLLQKLKEWVEDERLGYIHLGSIRISFARPLTYYLSSPWRGRRLTDGGMVVNQGIHLLDLLLWLMGEVDSIYGEFVHWRTEKETEDAALGILSFRRGGKGVMEMNVMTYPANLEMGLSLFGEKGTISLGGPSMNQIKRVALEGHEGAEEEAAALLKEEGEERRMYEAFIRTLLSGEASLLIPSRQIYHALETSLAFYQSAAAHLPVFLPLREDHRERREKDADLSWGD
- a CDS encoding DegT/DnrJ/EryC1/StrS family aminotransferase — translated: MIPLINLRRQFAFIKKELMQEIEEVIESGQYILGRRVKELEEKIKERLEVSDAIGVGNGTDALLLILEGFGIGPGDEVITTPFTFFATAEAISRAGAKPVFVDIDPVTYNLDMSRVEEAITPRTKAILPVHLFGQPADMEPLQEAARRHSLFLFEDACQAFGATYRGKPVGSLGDAASFSFFPTKNLGTLGDGGLVATSHQGVAERIRLLRQHGSRRKYEHEKIGMNSRLDEIHAAVLLLALKEIDQWNRLRREKVAIYLAELADLPFLTLPRVGEGREPVWHLFSVEVESREMVRKFLQDRGIETGVYYPLSLHLQEAYRSLGYKEGDLPVAERVSKRILALPLSPFLSEAEQEQVISALREYGKKEGGSGK
- a CDS encoding CgeB family protein — its product is MSRRRIFFLDHRSIYLNSLGDSLSQMGHQLFYQSSWNMKEIEAGIRYFRPEILLTVGCDAPLTAPTLAVLPEIAMKYRLFHIYWATEDGLFHEGWSIPLIRKIKPDMVWTIHPACVNSYRNMGIPALYLNFALNPRLFPAKPWGIEETYEISLVGTTHLHAPTFRMESFKQLLVPLLGAGYDLHIWGYGWQEDPESVTKHLGVSIPSHRLHGYLPYKESARVYHQSKIVLGIQNATDQVSQRTYEILGSGSLMLGSRTPALERLFKDGEELLLSSSPDETLRLISRYLNQPEERWGIGRNGHQAVLQKHTYGNHLRAIWPSVENEMKKKGWADDSSH
- a CDS encoding nucleotide sugar dehydrogenase, whose protein sequence is MKRDRWVAVIGLGFVGLPLVQLLEAKGYSVLGIDIDRRKISSLQEGRSYLSDFTDEEMKELIGKGTFIPTEGYEEVGRAEYIIIAVPTPLREMEPDLTAVKEVLHTLHPYLRSGQTVILESSTYPGTTEEMVKRILEETGLQVGKEIFLGYSPERIEPGNDSFSLAKIPKVISGVTSECLGKVKELYGDLFETIVPVSSPKTAEFVKMLENGQRLVNISFINEINMLAHRLKVDVWEVIEAAKTKPYGFTPYYPSAGAGGHCIPVDPVYLAWSARREGMRLRMIEEAIRVNELIPHFVMERAVELLERERIPLEKAKVGVIGITYKKDVNDIRESAALKVVRLLQERGVEVEVYDPLYSEDLPRLPRFSWEGEKIRSFDLILILVDHSRIPWEELIRCGRLIYDTRNVTRRVHAPHVVRG